The DNA window TTCGGGGCGCCGCAATGGCGGGTTGACCTTGGCCTCCGTGCGGTACTGCTCACAGGCCTCATCGGTCAGCGTGAAGTGGTGCGGCGTGCCCTCGGCCGTGACGGACACGCCCCGTGCCTTGGCATCACGGATCATCGCGACGCCGGCCCGTGTCGAGACGTGCTGGATGTGCAGCCGTCCGCCGGTCAGCTCCGCCAGCAGCAGGTCGCGCGCGATGACGACGTCCTCGGACGCGTTGGGAATGCCGCGGATGCCCAGCCGCGTCGAAACGATGCCTTCATTCATCGAGCCGCCCGCCGACAGCGAATGGTCCTCGCAGTGCTGCGCGACCGGGATGCCGAACGTGCGTGCGTACTCCAGGGCCAGGCGCATCAGGCCTGCATCGGCGACCGGCCTGCCATCATCGGTAATGGCGACGGCGCCCGCTTCCGCCATCTCGCCGATCAGCGTGAGTCGCTCCCCTTTCATTCCGAGCGACACCGTTCCGGTCGGGTACACACGGGCGAAGCCTGCGCGGCGTCCTTCCGCACGCACGAACCCCACCGCCGCCGGATCGTCGATCGGCGGATCCGTGTTCGGCATCGCGCAGACGGCCGTGAAGCCGCCGGCCAGGGCCGCACGTGCTCCCGTCGCGATCGTTTCCTTGTGCTCCCCGCCCGGCTCGCGCAGGTGCACGTGCACGTCGATCAGGCCGGGTGCGACGACGAGGCCGCTGACGTCGAGGACCTCGGCGTCGTCGGGCGTGCCGAAGCCGGTGCCGACAGCTTCCACCTGGCCCCCGACCAGCAGCACGTCCGCCGTGCCGTCCTGTCCTGTCGATGGATCGATGACGTGTCCGCCGCGCAGCAGCAGCGGCCGTGTCCCGTTGGTTGCCATCCTCAGCGACTCACCCTTCCGCCTTTGCAGCCTCCGCGCGGTCGGGCGCGCCACCGGCGAGGAGGTAGAGCACGGCCATGCGCACGGCGACGCCGTTCGTGACCTGGTTCAGAATTACCGACTGCGGACCGTCCGCGACGTCGCTGTCGATCTCGACACCCCGGTTCATCGGGCCGGGGTGCAGGATCAGCAGATCACGAGGCGCTCGCTCGATCCGCTCGCGCGTCACACCGAACACGCGGTTGTACTCGCGCAGGCTGGGGATGAAGCCCGCCTGCATCCGCTCCAGCTGCAGGCGCAGCACGTTCAGCGCATCCGCCCACTCGATCGCCTCCTCAATGCGGTCGAACACCTGCACGCCGAGTTCCTCGACACCGATCGGCAGCAGCGTGCGCGGTGCGCAGACGGCCACTTCCGCGCCCAGCTTGGTCAGCCCCCAGATGTTCGAGCGCGCGACCCGCGAGTGCAGCACGTCGCCCACGATGCAGACCCGCAATCCCTCGATGCGGCCGAGGTGGTCGCGCAGCGTCAGCATGTCCAGCAGCGCCTGCGTCGGATGCTCGTGCCGGCCGTCGCCGGCGTTGACGACATTGGATGGGATGCGTTCCGCGAGGAACTGTGCCGCACCGGACGAGCC is part of the Longimicrobiales bacterium genome and encodes:
- a CDS encoding dihydroorotase, which translates into the protein MATNGTRPLLLRGGHVIDPSTGQDGTADVLLVGGQVEAVGTGFGTPDDAEVLDVSGLVVAPGLIDVHVHLREPGGEHKETIATGARAALAGGFTAVCAMPNTDPPIDDPAAVGFVRAEGRRAGFARVYPTGTVSLGMKGERLTLIGEMAEAGAVAITDDGRPVADAGLMRLALEYARTFGIPVAQHCEDHSLSAGGSMNEGIVSTRLGIRGIPNASEDVVIARDLLLAELTGGRLHIQHVSTRAGVAMIRDAKARGVSVTAEGTPHHFTLTDEACEQYRTEAKVNPPLRRPEDRAAVIEGVGDGTLDVIATDHAPHHYDEKEQAFEDAPFGLVGLETALGVAVTQLVEKKVLTLAQLIERMSCAPARAFSLPGGTLRRGSIADVTVFDPAREWTVDRTRFLSKSRNTPFEGMTLRGAPEMTIVDGSVRWRRNA
- a CDS encoding aspartate carbamoyltransferase catalytic subunit → MNPAATPLGKDLIGLERLTAEQIRGILDTADPFKEISERAIKKVPVLRGKTIVNLFFEASTRTRISFEFAEKRLSADTVNIASTGSSVQKGETLVDTARNLEAMRIDMVVIRHGSSGAAQFLAERIPSNVVNAGDGRHEHPTQALLDMLTLRDHLGRIEGLRVCIVGDVLHSRVARSNIWGLTKLGAEVAVCAPRTLLPIGVEELGVQVFDRIEEAIEWADALNVLRLQLERMQAGFIPSLREYNRVFGVTRERIERAPRDLLILHPGPMNRGVEIDSDVADGPQSVILNQVTNGVAVRMAVLYLLAGGAPDRAEAAKAEG